A window of Castanea sativa cultivar Marrone di Chiusa Pesio chromosome 8, ASM4071231v1 genomic DNA:
AATGATAGTCGTGAAAAATGCTAGTTGCTAAAGCCTAAATTAAATGATTAGCACATTAAACCTATAAAATAGAGAATGAGCAAGAAAGTAAAAATCTATGGGCCAACAATTGAGAACCAAAATTCCCAGCTGAGGTCACCAAGTATATATAGCAAACCCCAGTTATAAGTCTCGGTCATTCACTACTGAACacaaaaatttgttaaattttgagtttattgCCTCCAAGAGTTATTGAGCATCGAACTCTCCTTACAAAACTTGGTCTTCACTAGCCTTGTTAAAATGTAGGCTTCAAGGGAATGCTCATGCGCAGCGACCTAGAGGCAAGGGTTCGAAATGCTTGGAAATTGAACCATTGCCATAAACAATTACACATTTGCTGAACATAGTACATAAACATTATCAAGAGAATATTTAGCATAGTGTAATATGTTTCCCTTATTCTTTCCCCGTGATTCATTCAAAGTGAGATTTTTGTTAGCTAAATTTAAATGGACCATTTCTGCATAAGATCTAGTAAAATCTAGTCAATTCTGATGGGTTTATGGCAATCCAAGTAACCTAGATGGCTTTATATAACTAAGTTGGATTtatgaaatttgtaaaattacatCTGTAAATCCACTTTATTAACTTCTTTATTGTTTAATGTATTATAATATGGTAAATTAAAGGGGAGAGAATctaaagaattattaaaaaaaaaaaattgcatttctCTGTCTTTCAAAGACTATCCTTTCAAAAGTGTAACTTGTTATTGTGAAATCTTGATTTTGAACTATAATTTCCAGTTTAATTTAAgcatatccttttttttttttcaatttacatatttatgttataatttcttgaacttatttttatatattatatatttattttttaaattttttttatttgatcctGCGGTTCAACCAATAATCCATTTGTTGAACTAGTGACCCAATCACCTGACTCATAGACCAGGTTAATATTCAAACCAAGTTTAATAACTATGCTCTCAAGTAACTAATGAATAGGCCCATTTGTGAGTTCCATTGAATGTGCAATTCTTCACCAACTCCAAACTAAACACATatattaaatcccacaaaaaatacaagcaaataattgcattaattatatttaaattgatAACTAATGAAACATGGAAAAATCACAACCAATGAATTACTTTATGAAGCTTACATACTTGAAACCACCCTGAAGACAACAAATATAATTGAACTATGAAATTATACCCAAGAAGGTGGaacttgaaattttcaattccatGTTTTACTGCAAGAATCTCCTTAAAAGTGGAGTGGCAATAAAGTTTTAAAGGCCTGAATGCACCACTTTTATATTAAGGTTGCATTTGGCATTAGctgaaaaatacaagttttttttactatttagcttattatTGTTACTATTTAGCTCATTatactttttaatattattcattAATCACACTctactatttcagttaatttttaaatttatccgcaataattttaacaaaaaattttcagatttatcTAAATAAATTCTTTCCAGACTGGCTCCAAAATAAAAGGCGAAGAAAAAACACATCACTGAGATATGTATATTATAAGTGTAGGAGGACCCATTACTTTTCCTCCCTGTAAGTAAACTTCGACGTTAAGTTTTATaggcaaaatttttcaaataactataaaaatcaaactatatcattagttagccaaagtttgaaacaaatttggtatataacaaatcgagtcccttagactcgattttggaatgctaaATCGAGTGCACAGATCTCGATTTCAACCTCATTCGGAGCTGATGTGGACACCTGGTCCACGTCGGCATAGAAATCGAGTTCTACGAACTCGAGTTCTGTcaaatagaaatcgagtccgTAGGACTCGATTTCGTATCACCTAAACCCAGACATCGCTGAAGAAGAAAACGTTGAAGAACCAGAgatgaagaaatcaaaacccatgcgtcgaagaagaagaagaaatcaaaacccagaaatcaaaacccatgcgccgaagaaatcaaaacccagaaatcGCTGAAGAAGAAAACGCTGAAGAACCAGAgatgaagaaatcaaaacccatgcgccgaagaagaagaaatcaaaacccagaaatcaaaacccagaaatccGATCAAAACGCCGAAGAAGAAATCCAGAGAACAAAACATCGAAGAACACCGAGTGGAGAGTGGGTTTGATTCGTTTTGGATTTGATTAGTTCACGAGTTTTTGGGGCTTGGAAGTGGAGAGTTCTTTGAAACAACACTCGGTTTTTGGGGCTTGGCTTGGAAGAACACCAAGTTGGTTTTTGGAACAACGCTCAGTTGCTGAATAGAACGTAAATTTctgaaacaaaatgaaatcgAGTCCTAaggactcgatttctatttgACAGAACTCGAGTCCTCTGGACTCGAGTTTTATGCCGACGTGGACTCCCTGTCCACATCAGCTACAAACGACCTTGAAATCGAGTTTATTACCCTCGATttagcattccaaaatcgagttcAAAGGACTCGAATTGTTAgataccaaatttgtttcaaactttggctaactaatgatatagtttgatttttatagttatttgaaaaattttgccaGTTTTATAgcttgtcaaaaaaataaaagacactCCTTTCTTCTGTTTCGTTTTGCTTTGCTAAAGGTAGACTTTCAGCTCTGAAGTGCCTCATAGTCTTCTTTAGTTTCAGTTTACAAAAGTGTTTGGTCTTCTCGTTCCCGAAGACTATGTCGAACCAAGGAGAGGGTCCGGCGATTGGGATTGATCTGGGTACAACGTATTCATGTGTGGCAGTGTGGCAAAATGAAAGAGTAGAGATCATAGTGAATGATCAAGGTAACAGGACCACTCCCTCTTACGTTGCTTTCACTCTTCAAGAGCGTTTAGTTGGTGATGCCGCCAAGAACCAGGTCGCCAGGAACCCCACCAACTCTGTCTTTGGTAatcttcaaagtttttttttttttttgttaatgttatTCTCAAGCACTTATTGTTCTACTCCCATGAATGGCCTTGAATAATAATTCCAAATATAatcgtttttatttttattaaattgtgattgggtcaaaagaaaaagatagtctttctaactttttctttttaaaaaaaaaatacaaagatataTTACCTCAAATTAACTGTAGATTCTATTACATCCGGAGAGAATCCATTAAGAAAGGGGAATTGAACTCTATACATTTCCGTTATAAACACTAGGAGGTAAGTTCTgtatataaatttcaaacttGTATTATAAGCTCTAatcaaaattaagatttttactTGAGATTACAAGGTTGTCAACAGATGCTTCATGTGccgtattttgaattttttttccctctttttataTCGTCTTATTAGGCTCATGAGCTACAAAATGTCCTCTTCTATTCCTTAAAttcatgaataaaaaatatatttgtaacaaaaaaaagaagtcaataTGTAATCTTGCTGCTTCTTGTCCTCCATTGTCGTGACAGTTTCTCTCTGCTATTAGAGGTATCTATTTCTTAATAGGGTATTACATTGCAGATGCAAAGCGGTTGATTGGTAGGAGATTCTCTGATCCCTTGGTTCAGAGCGATATCAACCTTTGGCCATTCAAGGTCATTGAAAGTTCTGGTGATAAGCCTATGATCGTGGTCAACTATAAGGGCGAAGAGAAGCACTTTGGTGCAGAGGAAATCTCATCTATGGTCCTAAAAAAGATGCGTGAGACAGCTGAAGCCTACCTGGGTACAACTGTGAAGAATGCAGTTGTTACTGTCCCCGCCTATTTCAATGACTCCCAGCGTAAGGCTACAAAGGATGCTGGAGGCATTGCAGGCATGAATGTCCTGCATATAATCAATGAACCAACTGCTGCAGCCATTGCTTATGGTCTAGACAAGATTGCAGAAAGTATTGGCAAGAGAAATGTgttgatttttgatttgggtGGTGGTACTGCAGATGTCTCACTACTTACCATTGAGAAAGGTGTCTTTGAAGTGAAGGCCGTAGCTGGAGACACTCACCTTGGAGGTGAGGACTTTGATAACAGAATGGTAAGTCACTTTGTTGAAATATTTAAGAGGCAGCACAAGGTGGACATTGGTGTGAACTCCAGAGCTCTACGGAGGTTAAGAACTGCTTGTGAGAAAGCAAAGAGGATCCTTTCTTGTGCAATTGAGACTAGCATTGAAGTTGATTCTTTATATAATGGCATTGATTTCTTTTCAACTATTACCCGTGCCAAATTTGCGGATCTCAACATGGATTTGTTCAAGAAGTGTGTTGATATTGTGGAGAAGTGCTTGAGTGATGCTAAGATGGATAAGAGCTGCGTCGATGTTGTTGTTCTTTCCGGTGGTTCTTCCCGAATTCCCAAGGTGCAGCAGTTGTTGCAAGACTTCTTTGATGGGAAGGAGCTTTGCAAGAGCATTAATCCAGATGAGGCTGTAGCTTATGGAGCAGCTGTTCAAGCTGCAATCGTGACTGGTATGAAAAATGAGAAACTTAAAGACATTGTGCTCTTAGATGTCACCCCTCTGTCCCTTGGTGTAGAGATTATTGGAGAGGAGATGTCTATTATAATTCCAAGGAATACAGCCACTCCCACCGAGAAGGTGGGGAACTTCACCACTGTCAAGGACAACCAAACTTCCATAGTGTTCCCTGTTTATGAGGGAGAAAGAGCAAGAACTTGTGATAACAACTTGTTGGGACAATTTACTCTTCCTGGTATTCCTCCAGCACCCCGGGGTGTTGCTAGCATAAACGTTTGTTTTAATATTGACACTAATGGGATCTTGAATGTTTCTGCTAAGGAGATGACTACTGGTGTGATGAGGAATATCACTATCACAAATGATGAGTCAAGACTGTCTAGTGAAGAGATTGGCAGGATGGTCAAGGATGCAGAAACATACAAGGTCGAAGATGATGAATACAGGAAGAAGGTTAAGGCTAAGGCAGCTTTGGAGAACTATGCCTACCAGGTGAGGAATACTATCAATGATGAGAAGATCGGTGCCAAGCTTGCCCCTGCAgctaagaaaaatattaaagacgCTGTTGAACAGGCCATTCAATGGTTAGATGACCTCCAGCTCGTGGATTCAGAACTGTATGACGACAAGCTAAAATGGCTGGAGACCATTTGCAATCCCATCAGGAGTTATGGAAAGcaataataaatttgaacaCCCTTTTAGCAAAATGATGATATTTATTAGAGTCTGTCGTAGCACCTTATCATTTCAACCGATGTAGTGGTTCGAACTATGTTACCACTTACCAGTGCTACTATTTTGTCCTTgtctacatatttttttttgcgTTCTTGTGCTTTCTTGTTGGTTATTTGTCATTTTCAGGCAACGGTTAGACATTTTGAAGACGAGTCCACTGGTAAGGATTTAGGTTCAGGCCTTCAGTCCATAGTTTGGCGTTGTTGAATTCTGTTTCAGTATACAGCTACACAATCGAATTTGAAAGGTGGGAAGTGTGAAcagctaaaaataaaatgaaactgCATAAGGTAGAGAAGTGCTACCTAGAAAAGCTCAATTGAAGTAAAATAAAACACCAACAAATTTTCTTGGACTTGCAAtcacttattttttcttttcttttctttttttccaaattcATTAACAATGATGTTAAGGATTGCATATATATTATCATTGTCCTGCGTGACTGCATCACATCCTTTAAAAGACTTTCTTAGGCAGGTGAACAAAATTGTTGGATAATGATCTTTGTGAAGTTAACAATACATGTATTGGCAAAAATCAAGGAATCTAGGCTGGTGACAATTACTCAGTGTTACCAAATCTGGTCCTAATAAACCGAAgcaatttcaaaataatctCTAAGCAATTACTCAAATGATACCAAAGTTGGTCCTAGTCAACCACCTTTACTATTGGAAAATTCTAAGGAAGCAATCACATGATACTTTCTAAGAATCACTCTTTGTACAATcgattttgaatttaaatttttttgtatggagaatatgttgtattttaaaagGAGATGTAACCTTACTATACTAGCCTAATGAACAAGATACAGTTTCTACTTTCTACTctccaaatattctctctaccgTTTGATTTCTTTGAACATGTACTAGTTTTGTGAAAATTAAGAAGAGAAAACTCTCCATTCTTCCTTTTCATGGATCATAGTTGTAACGCCCCAAAAATCATAagcaataaaattctatttaatctgaaaaattcataaaaatattaaataaaagaatccaGCAATctaaaaatttcatcacaaatgttagagctctaatccaccaaaaattaaaacatcttCAAAAAAATTCTCCAGTATAATGTTTAATatcataaaagtaaaaataaaatcttcagtcccacaaaataatttgtaactgcTGACTTCTAGGAATCTCTACTCCAATAATCCATCTAATGTATCTGTAAGTGAAAATAAAGGGgggtgagataactcaataagtggaaTTCACTAACATTAAGGTGTGGGaacaacttttaaaaaaataattcctaCAAACAATTCATTACTCATacctcatcaatattttatcattaaatatttcatataaaagaaataataatctttatatagtAAGTCAtcatagtgtatatatatatatatcaataccatcacaaacacaatttcCTAGACTTTACTCGTGGTCAACGTTTACGCCCCGTTGACAAAGTTGTGCTATCCCCTTTTCTGGGAGTGTAATCTCCTTTTCATTCCCTTTTTTAAGAATGGTTCCTTTGAAACCTAAATGTgcactcccttgctaaggagcttCATTTTTGGATCCTCAATAGTATACTTCCTTGCTAAGGAGTTACCAAATGTGCACTATCCCCTTTTCTAGGACCatcccttgctaaggactagCTGCAGTATGATtgtcccttgctaaggactaaCACAATACTAAGCTTTTTAATCACGACTTAtcataggttttcaaaacatattcaaaaTGCTCACATAAATAAtccattcataattctcaaaatatcaatatatattcacacatacaagtttaaataaatttaggttgtcTCACATGTTTTTCGTAAAATGAATATTCAACGTGCACATCAAGCATTTATAAAGTATcaatttatatgtaatatcaacatatttatttgatatagaatagtttaataatcaaaCACTGTTTTGGGAAAACTCCCAAAATTAGCAAACACCACTTACCtcttagttgcaaaaataaaggaaatcaaCTTCCCTTGAATCACAACAAATCTGTAGAATTAGAACCTAGCAACACTAAAAATAGGTTCATCAATAAACAATTTCCcacttaaaaatctattttcacgCTTAAACGGTTTTATCCTAAACAAAATTGTTATATCCAAAATCCTCTATTTATTCACTTAACTATCCAATTTAATATTGGAAGCTACGTATAGCCTTAATTTATCCATCTAGTTGCTTAGCATTCCCACTTGATGCTGCTGGGTATTGActctaatattatatatatacatcaagTGGGATATCTATTGACtctaacattatatatatatatatatatatatatatatatatatatatatatatatatatatatatatattcaatctaACATGGCTCCCACGTACAAACCTTAATTCATTCATCTAGTTGCCTATTCTCCCATTAAAGCTGCTGGACAAGttttataaaacaataaaagggTGATAGTTGATTTGGTCAACAATGGAGGCtatgtgtgaatatatattAACACAAACACCCTTATTTCTTTAACATAGTCACAAAGTCCAAGCCTATTACTCTATTTATTCAATTTCAAAGTCTATGGTGACCATAcggctatatatatacaattccTACTACAATAATCATCATAGTCTGCTAGAGAAGCCAAAACTCCCTTTTAAAAGCTTTAAATCttcatagtaaaaaattattatacatatatCTATTCAATCAAATATAGGAAGCCATGTAGAAGCCTTAACTATCAATCTAGTAGCCTATAATTCCCATGATGCTGTTGGACTTGTTTTAGCCAATAACAAAAAGGTGATGGTTGATTCGGGTAACAATGGAGGTTGCACTCTTTTCCATTAGTATAGAGATAGTCTAGGTTCATAACAATTTCTACCTATGACTATTCCAACTTCTTAAATCTAGAGCATTAGAAAAACATACTTGTAGACTCCAACTCAACGCCAGTGAAGAAAGCAGAGTTCAATAGTCGGCTGAAGCAAAAGGAAATACACGTGTGACCAAAGAGGAAGAAAGctagggttttatttatttaatttaattttttttaaagcttaacaaggcccatatatatatatacacacttatGTCATCTTACTTGGGCTTCATATTCCAAAGTATATATCTCACTTTTAATATCTTAGGCCCAGatcaatttaatccatttaGTTGTAAGcctcttttataatttaagtataataattaaattggtataaaaaaaaaaaaacggtgtaTTACAATAGCTAGTAGCTACACAAAAAATGAATTTCCTTCATCCCTAAATTCCTTGATCCAATAGAAGGCAAGATTTTATCTCGGAGAATTACTCTTTataaatttggttttgaaatttgaaattctttttGTCTAGAGATAATGCTGTGTTATAAAAGGAGATGTAACCTTACTATACCAGCTTTCTAATctccaaatattctctctactgtTTGATTTCTTTCTACATGTACTAGTTTTGtgaaaattaagaaaagaagGATCATAGCTGCACAAAAAGCGGATTTCCTTCAAAATCCTTAATCCTAGAGAAGGCAAGACTTATCTCTAAGAGaaccaagggaaaaaaaaaaatagcagcTCAGCTAGCCGTCCTTTAAAAATCATTTCTATCACctatgttgtttttcttttgcttaaaTGATCCAATGTAACTATTGAATGTTGTCATATAACTCTATCCTCTTAGTTTGAGTGACACTTTTCTTTTATGAATGCAAGCAGTTAACAGAATATGTAACTAGTTGCCTCTATATAGCGCAATTGAAATATTTGATCCagtaaaataaagaaatcatCATACCTGAAATTTGGTGCTTCACAACCTGCAAAACACCACAAGATGatacataaaaaattgaattatagcTCCAAGgaacattttcaaatttatgtcTAGTAAAGATAGATCATATTCCTTATTTGTAATGCTATACTTTTATCTCCAACAAAACTGAAGAACCCCCCACCTCCCCACCCCCcagacacacacatatacacaacaacaacaaaaggtAAGCCTTAGGTCTCAAATTTTCTTGGGGTTGACTATTGTGGTTAATCACATATTCTTTCCTATCGTTTTATTCTATTCGAAGTCAAATATTGGCACAGCTTCACTGAATTCTCATTACATTCGCAACGTATACTGTACCCCAAAGATACCTTATTTATCAATTTAACAAGTCATACCAATCATCAGCTCTAGATTATGCCAATCGCCTTCAAGAACTTGTGAGATCTAATTATAGTTGTGCTGTGCTGACACGTGTGCATTCACCAATAGTTGTCAAACAAAGATTCAATGCAATAGGTACAGTTTTCaaattgtgatattttttttacaagccAATATAAACTTTGAATTCATACGTTCAAGTACCAGAAAAACCACATTTCCTAAGCAATTCATGATTCATCCATAAATTTCCTTACTGtcaacaatcaaatatgttcaTGAAGGATTCCTCTACAGAAATGTCTAAAAGGCAAGCACATGTTTAACTTGTATATTTTACATACAGCTAACAAAATATACACCacaaatgaaaaagagaaaatctaTTATTGAGTACCACCATTAATTTGCAAGTCTTAAGACATCCAAGTTGCTAAAGCCTAAATGAAATGATTTGCACATTAAACCTATAAAATAGAGAATGAGCAAAAAGGTAAAAATCTATGGGCCAACAATTGAGAACCAAAATTCCCAGCTGAGGTCACCAAGTATATGTAGCAAACCCCAGTTATAAGTCTCGGTCATTCACTACTGAACacaaaaatttgttaaattatgAGTTTATTGCCTCCAAGAGTTATTGAGCATCGAACTCTCCTTACAAAACTTGGTCTTCACCAGCCTCGTTAAAATGTAGGCTTCAAAGGAATGCTCATGTGCAGCGACCTAGAGGCACCCTTGTTGGAAATGGTTATAACCATGTTGGAAATTTCAACCATTGCCATAAA
This region includes:
- the LOC142606744 gene encoding heat shock cognate 70 kDa protein-like yields the protein MSNQGEGPAIGIDLGTTYSCVAVWQNERVEIIVNDQGNRTTPSYVAFTLQERLVGDAAKNQVARNPTNSVFDAKRLIGRRFSDPLVQSDINLWPFKVIESSGDKPMIVVNYKGEEKHFGAEEISSMVLKKMRETAEAYLGTTVKNAVVTVPAYFNDSQRKATKDAGGIAGMNVLHIINEPTAAAIAYGLDKIAESIGKRNVLIFDLGGGTADVSLLTIEKGVFEVKAVAGDTHLGGEDFDNRMVSHFVEIFKRQHKVDIGVNSRALRRLRTACEKAKRILSCAIETSIEVDSLYNGIDFFSTITRAKFADLNMDLFKKCVDIVEKCLSDAKMDKSCVDVVVLSGGSSRIPKVQQLLQDFFDGKELCKSINPDEAVAYGAAVQAAIVTGMKNEKLKDIVLLDVTPLSLGVEIIGEEMSIIIPRNTATPTEKVGNFTTVKDNQTSIVFPVYEGERARTCDNNLLGQFTLPGIPPAPRGVASINVCFNIDTNGILNVSAKEMTTGVMRNITITNDESRLSSEEIGRMVKDAETYKVEDDEYRKKVKAKAALENYAYQVRNTINDEKIGAKLAPAAKKNIKDAVEQAIQWLDDLQLVDSELYDDKLKWLETICNPIRSYGKQ